In Aureibaculum algae, the following are encoded in one genomic region:
- the prmA gene encoding 50S ribosomal protein L11 methyltransferase — translation MSNIYIGYNFVVSPLQPATEILIAELGYVGFESFVENENGFIAYIQKEDDSETILDEIYVLQGDEFEISYTKEEIEQVNWNSEWEKNFNPIQVDDLVSIRAPFHPNPNLKYDIVIEPKMSFGTGHHETTHMMVQHILKLDLQGKKVLDMGCGTGILAILAEMKGATPLDAIDIDAWCYENSLENVERNNCRHINVYEGDASMLINKKYDVIIANINRNILLNDIKIYADCLNENGVLLLSGFYEEDIPIIDAETSKYSLKLEEFIERNNWVALKYLKS, via the coding sequence ATGTCAAATATATATATCGGCTATAATTTTGTGGTCTCACCATTACAACCTGCAACTGAGATACTAATTGCAGAACTTGGGTATGTGGGTTTTGAAAGTTTCGTAGAAAACGAAAATGGTTTTATTGCCTATATTCAAAAGGAAGATGATTCAGAGACTATATTAGATGAAATTTATGTGCTTCAAGGTGATGAGTTTGAAATTTCATATACAAAGGAAGAAATAGAACAAGTCAATTGGAATAGTGAATGGGAGAAAAATTTTAATCCCATTCAAGTAGATGATTTGGTTAGTATTAGAGCTCCTTTTCATCCCAACCCTAATCTGAAATATGATATAGTTATTGAGCCAAAAATGAGTTTTGGTACAGGTCATCATGAAACCACACACATGATGGTACAACATATTCTTAAACTAGATTTACAAGGTAAGAAAGTGTTAGATATGGGGTGTGGTACTGGTATTTTAGCAATTCTGGCTGAAATGAAAGGAGCAACTCCGTTAGATGCTATTGATATTGATGCTTGGTGTTATGAAAATTCATTAGAAAATGTTGAACGAAACAACTGTAGGCATATAAACGTTTATGAAGGGGACGCTTCAATGTTAATCAATAAAAAATATGATGTTATTATTGCGAATATCAACAGGAATATATTACTGAATGATATTAAAATATATGCTGATTGTTTAAATGAGAATGGCGTTTTATTGTTGAGTGGTTTTTATGAGGAAGATATACCAATTATTGATGCGGAGACCTCAAAATACAGTCTGAAATTAGAAGAATTTATAGAACGAAACAATTGGGTGGCTTTAAAATATTTAAAAAGCTAA
- the pyrF gene encoding orotidine-5'-phosphate decarboxylase yields MTKEQLIEQIRLKKSFLCIGLDVDLDKIPEHLKELEDPIFEFNKQIIDATHHLTVAYKPNIAFYEAYGIKGWQSLEKTINYLNQNYPEIFTIADAKRGDIGNTSTRYAKAYFEDLSFDSITVAPYMGRDSVEPFLAFKDKFTILLALTSNAGGLDFQTLEYNDEQLYQRVLKTSLNYKNSENLMYVVGATRPEYFQKIRKIVPNHFLLVPGVGAQGGSLQDVCKYGLTDDIGLLVNSSRGIIYASNGTDFAEKASEKSLELQQEMKTILDAQ; encoded by the coding sequence ATGACAAAAGAGCAACTTATTGAGCAGATTAGATTAAAAAAGTCTTTTTTATGTATTGGTTTAGATGTGGATTTGGACAAAATTCCTGAACATTTAAAAGAGCTAGAAGACCCTATATTTGAATTTAACAAACAAATTATTGACGCTACTCATCATTTAACTGTTGCTTATAAACCCAATATTGCTTTCTACGAAGCTTATGGTATCAAGGGATGGCAATCTCTTGAAAAAACGATAAATTATTTAAACCAAAATTATCCCGAAATATTTACAATTGCCGATGCCAAACGTGGTGATATCGGAAATACATCAACACGCTATGCTAAAGCTTATTTTGAAGATTTAAGTTTCGACTCTATAACCGTTGCTCCATATATGGGTAGAGATTCTGTAGAGCCTTTTTTAGCGTTTAAAGATAAATTCACAATACTTCTAGCCTTAACGTCTAATGCTGGTGGATTAGACTTTCAAACCTTAGAATATAATGATGAACAGCTTTACCAACGTGTCTTAAAAACTTCTTTAAACTATAAAAATTCAGAAAACTTAATGTACGTGGTTGGTGCAACACGACCTGAATATTTTCAAAAAATTAGAAAAATTGTTCCCAATCACTTTTTACTTGTACCAGGCGTTGGTGCACAAGGAGGAAGCTTACAAGATGTTTGTAAATACGGATTAACAGATGATATTGGACTGTTGGTAAATTCTAGTCGTGGAATTATTTACGCATCTAACGGTACTGACTTTGCTGAAAAAGCAAGTGAAAAGTCGTTGGAGTTACAACAAGAAATGAAAACAATACTTGATGCTCAATAG
- the der gene encoding ribosome biogenesis GTPase Der translates to MSIVAIVGRPNVGKSTFFNRLIQRREAIVDATSGVTRDRHYGKSEWNGREFTLIDTGGYVKGSDDVFEAEIDKQVELAIDEADVILFMVDVETGVTGMDEDVSKLLRKVKKPVLLVINKVDNSKRNADAVEFYALGLGEYYTIASINGSGTGDLLDAIVKVLPEREEENNDDLPRFAVVGRPNAGKSSFINALIGEDRYIVTDIAGTTRDSIDTKYNRFGFEFNLVDTAGIRRKSKVKEDLEFYSVMRSVRAIEHSDVIILVLDATRGFEGQDQNIFWLAEKNKKGIIILVNKWDLVEKETKTTKEYEAKIRREIEPFTDVPILFVSVLTKQRIFKAIETAVEVFERRKNRISTSKLNDTMLDIIERNPPPANKGKFVKIKYCMQLPTPTPQFVFFCNLPQYVKEAYKRFLENKMRDIFDFHGVPIIIYFRQK, encoded by the coding sequence ATGAGTATAGTTGCTATTGTAGGAAGACCTAATGTAGGAAAATCCACTTTTTTTAATCGTTTAATTCAACGCCGCGAGGCTATTGTTGACGCCACTAGTGGTGTTACACGTGATAGACATTATGGAAAAAGTGAATGGAACGGGCGTGAATTTACCTTAATTGATACCGGTGGTTATGTTAAGGGTTCTGATGATGTTTTTGAAGCTGAAATCGATAAACAAGTTGAATTGGCCATTGATGAGGCTGATGTTATTCTCTTTATGGTTGATGTGGAAACCGGTGTAACCGGGATGGATGAAGATGTATCAAAATTACTTCGAAAAGTCAAAAAACCAGTATTATTAGTTATTAATAAGGTTGACAATAGTAAACGAAATGCTGATGCCGTAGAGTTCTATGCTTTAGGATTAGGAGAATATTATACCATTGCGAGTATAAATGGTAGTGGTACGGGTGACTTGCTAGATGCTATAGTAAAAGTTTTACCTGAAAGAGAAGAAGAAAACAATGACGACTTACCTCGTTTTGCGGTAGTAGGTAGACCCAATGCAGGAAAATCATCTTTTATTAATGCTTTAATTGGAGAAGACAGATACATTGTAACTGATATTGCAGGGACAACAAGAGATTCCATAGATACAAAATACAATCGTTTTGGATTTGAATTTAACTTGGTTGATACTGCAGGAATTAGACGTAAAAGTAAAGTAAAAGAAGATTTGGAATTTTACTCTGTAATGCGTTCTGTTAGAGCTATAGAACATTCTGATGTTATTATTTTAGTGCTAGATGCTACACGTGGCTTTGAAGGACAAGATCAGAACATTTTCTGGCTGGCTGAAAAAAACAAAAAAGGCATCATTATTCTTGTCAATAAATGGGATTTGGTTGAGAAAGAAACCAAAACTACTAAAGAGTATGAAGCTAAAATAAGAAGAGAAATTGAACCATTTACTGATGTACCCATTCTCTTTGTTTCCGTACTTACAAAACAACGCATTTTTAAAGCTATTGAAACTGCGGTTGAAGTTTTTGAAAGACGTAAAAACAGAATATCTACAAGTAAATTAAATGATACTATGTTAGATATAATAGAACGAAACCCACCACCTGCAAATAAAGGTAAATTTGTAAAAATCAAGTATTGTATGCAATTGCCTACACCTACACCACAATTTGTGTTTTTCTGTAATTTACCTCAATATGTAAAGGAAGCTTATAAGCGATTTTTAGAAAATAAAATGCGAGATATTTTCGACTTCCATGGTGTACCTATTATAATTTATTTTAGACAGAAATAA
- a CDS encoding ATP-dependent Clp protease adaptor ClpS — protein MSEQHKKQEDFDVLEQELNLHEIILFNDDVNTFEHVIESLVDVCNHSSVQAEQCAFLVHYKGKCAVKTGEYDELKPRCTRLLNLGLSAEIV, from the coding sequence ATGAGCGAACAACATAAAAAACAGGAAGATTTTGATGTTCTTGAACAAGAACTAAATCTACATGAAATAATCCTTTTTAATGACGATGTTAATACTTTTGAACACGTTATTGAATCATTGGTAGATGTTTGTAACCATTCTTCTGTACAGGCAGAACAATGTGCCTTTTTAGTACATTATAAAGGTAAATGTGCTGTAAAAACTGGAGAATACGACGAGCTGAAACCACGTTGTACAAGATTGTTAAATTTAGGACTGTCTGCCGAAATCGTTTGA
- the tpiA gene encoding triose-phosphate isomerase — MRKNIVAGNWKMNNDLSESKKLVKGIKKAIKKKELKNTRVIVSPTYVSLNAVVKKAKKSAIEVAAQNMHQADSGAYTGEISADMLKSVGVKIVILGHSERREYFGETDALLAEKVDQALKNKLEIIFCFGEKLEDRKNDNHFKVVESQIKNALFHLEAKPWKNIVLAYEPVWAIGTGETASPEQAQEMHAFIRNLVTNKYDAKVADNVSILYGGSVKPANAKEIFSKQDVDGGLIGGAALKTEDFVALIDAI; from the coding sequence ATGAGAAAAAATATAGTTGCTGGAAACTGGAAAATGAATAATGACCTTTCAGAGTCTAAAAAGTTAGTTAAAGGAATAAAAAAAGCAATTAAAAAGAAAGAACTGAAGAATACAAGGGTAATTGTTTCTCCAACTTATGTTAGTTTAAATGCTGTGGTTAAAAAAGCAAAAAAATCTGCAATAGAAGTGGCGGCACAAAATATGCATCAAGCGGATAGCGGAGCTTATACGGGTGAGATTTCTGCAGATATGCTAAAAAGTGTTGGTGTGAAAATAGTTATTTTAGGACATTCAGAACGTAGAGAATATTTTGGTGAAACAGATGCTTTATTGGCTGAAAAAGTAGACCAAGCTTTAAAAAACAAATTAGAAATTATTTTTTGTTTTGGTGAGAAATTAGAAGATAGAAAAAATGACAACCACTTTAAAGTTGTAGAGTCTCAAATAAAAAATGCATTATTTCATTTAGAAGCTAAGCCTTGGAAAAATATAGTTTTAGCTTATGAGCCTGTTTGGGCAATAGGTACTGGTGAAACTGCAAGTCCTGAACAAGCTCAAGAAATGCACGCTTTTATTAGAAATTTAGTTACTAATAAATATGATGCTAAAGTAGCGGACAACGTTTCTATTTTATATGGTGGTAGTGTAAAACCAGCTAATGCAAAAGAAATTTTCTCTAAACAAGATGTTGATGGTGGCCTTATTGGAGGTGCAGCATTAAAAACTGAAGATTTTGTAGCATTAATTGACGCTATTTAA
- a CDS encoding precorrin-2 dehydrogenase/sirohydrochlorin ferrochelatase family protein, which translates to MNNNLYPVFLKVKNLNVLIVGGGNVAEEKLTFLLKSSPDANVTMVSTMFREPTIALANKFGVEMITDKYHKRFLKKKHIVIATTDNPKVNIKVYNDCRKKSKLVNVADNPPYCDFYMGGIVTKGNVKIAISTNGKSPTTAKRLRQFFEEVIPEDVNEFVENLNTYRKTIKGDFEEKVKVLNEITKTLVEKKDPKN; encoded by the coding sequence ATGAATAATAATTTATATCCGGTATTTTTAAAAGTTAAAAATCTGAATGTACTGATTGTTGGCGGAGGTAATGTTGCTGAAGAAAAATTGACATTCTTATTAAAATCTAGTCCAGACGCTAATGTAACCATGGTTTCAACTATGTTTAGAGAGCCAACCATTGCGTTGGCAAATAAATTTGGCGTAGAAATGATTACCGATAAATACCATAAACGTTTTTTAAAAAAGAAACATATTGTTATAGCTACAACTGACAATCCTAAAGTAAATATTAAAGTTTATAATGATTGTCGTAAAAAAAGTAAATTAGTAAATGTAGCGGACAACCCACCATATTGCGATTTTTATATGGGAGGAATTGTTACAAAAGGAAATGTAAAGATAGCCATTTCCACAAATGGAAAGTCACCCACTACTGCAAAACGTCTTCGTCAATTTTTTGAAGAAGTTATACCTGAAGATGTAAACGAGTTTGTCGAAAATTTGAATACCTACAGAAAAACAATTAAAGGAGATTTTGAAGAAAAGGTAAAAGTACTGAACGAGATTACAAAAACATTGGTTGAAAAAAAAGATCCTAAAAATTAA
- a CDS encoding GTP-binding protein encodes MSEPILEDNLNKILLKPRFKEELLEDKSAILKKFEDYFKQDDSKFRTKTADSHIVIDVPDEEDHFWSPQLQIEIITEDDKTILKGLFGPKPQVWTMFMFFHFAVAFAFIVFLIMAYTKYSLKQDYQFSMYMCIAMPILWILFYVFGQLGKKKGYSQMIALDAYVKDILGSSIQ; translated from the coding sequence ATGAGCGAACCAATTCTTGAAGATAATCTTAATAAAATCCTTTTAAAACCTCGTTTTAAGGAGGAGTTATTAGAAGATAAAAGTGCTATTTTAAAAAAGTTTGAAGATTATTTTAAGCAAGATGATTCAAAGTTTAGAACTAAAACAGCTGATAGTCATATAGTTATTGATGTTCCTGATGAGGAAGATCATTTTTGGTCTCCACAATTACAAATCGAAATTATTACTGAAGATGATAAAACGATATTGAAAGGTTTATTTGGTCCAAAACCTCAAGTTTGGACCATGTTTATGTTTTTTCATTTTGCAGTTGCATTCGCTTTTATAGTGTTTTTAATTATGGCATATACCAAGTATAGTTTAAAGCAAGATTATCAATTTTCTATGTATATGTGCATTGCTATGCCTATACTTTGGATTCTTTTTTACGTTTTTGGGCAATTAGGTAAAAAGAAAGGCTATAGTCAAATGATTGCATTGGATGCATATGTAAAAGACATACTAGGTTCCAGTATTCAGTAG
- a CDS encoding rubredoxin domain-containing protein, with translation MKDLKGVSIKGGIISPSELKQIINYAESLGLDTLHLGSRQDIIFPAYVLDANFEDDALALNSTIVSDSNYQNIVCSYVSSDIFPSTRWLSGVTYLYILEAFKYKPSLKINITDPKQQLVPLFSGQLNFIASEHEDYWYLHLRLPNWSESVYYKVLINSWDIPSISETIEALYLKAKNIDDLFELVNGNLETNSRTIDSKLELEFHPFPYYEGMNKIGTSHYWLGLYWRNNKYYLDFLREFCDFCLDNKVGKLCITPWKSIIVKGIPKTSKLMLEKLLGKSGINVRHSLLELNWHIPVNDEEALSLKKFIVMDFDQNDISTYGLTFSIANRGAGNIYFTSIVIEKNIVPSIVKEFDIRPTYNVLYCDKFDPNTQKYNVYAQDVDKIELSGLLMELSKKYFEGFGNEIVSDDEEKVDIKEKEAVYQCIDCLSVYSAVCGDKKANVDPGTAFEDLNSSYKCSVCDSPKTTFKLIEI, from the coding sequence ATGAAAGATTTAAAAGGAGTATCAATAAAAGGTGGAATTATATCTCCAAGTGAGTTAAAACAGATTATTAATTATGCTGAATCTCTAGGACTTGATACCTTACATTTAGGGTCACGGCAAGATATAATATTTCCAGCATATGTATTGGATGCTAATTTTGAAGATGACGCACTAGCTTTAAACTCCACTATAGTTTCTGATTCTAATTATCAAAATATAGTTTGTTCTTATGTTTCTTCAGATATTTTTCCATCAACTAGATGGTTGAGTGGGGTTACTTACCTTTATATATTAGAAGCTTTTAAATATAAACCGTCGCTAAAAATTAATATTACAGATCCAAAACAACAATTGGTTCCATTATTTAGTGGTCAATTAAATTTCATTGCATCTGAACATGAAGATTACTGGTACCTACATCTGAGATTGCCAAATTGGTCAGAGTCGGTTTATTATAAGGTTTTAATCAATAGTTGGGATATTCCTAGTATTTCTGAAACAATTGAAGCGTTGTATTTAAAAGCCAAAAATATCGATGACCTTTTTGAACTTGTAAATGGTAATCTAGAAACAAATAGTAGAACTATTGACTCTAAATTAGAATTAGAATTTCATCCTTTTCCTTATTATGAAGGTATGAATAAAATAGGTACATCTCACTATTGGCTTGGTTTGTATTGGAGAAATAATAAATATTACTTAGACTTTCTAAGAGAATTTTGTGATTTTTGTCTAGACAATAAGGTGGGTAAATTATGTATTACTCCTTGGAAATCAATTATTGTAAAAGGTATTCCTAAAACAAGTAAATTAATGCTAGAGAAGCTTTTAGGTAAATCAGGAATTAATGTTAGGCATTCTTTGTTGGAACTGAATTGGCATATTCCTGTAAATGATGAAGAAGCGTTATCGCTTAAAAAGTTCATTGTAATGGATTTTGACCAGAATGATATTAGTACCTATGGTTTAACCTTTTCAATAGCAAATCGAGGTGCAGGTAATATTTATTTTACTTCAATAGTTATTGAGAAGAATATTGTACCAAGTATTGTAAAAGAATTTGATATTAGACCAACTTATAATGTACTGTATTGCGATAAATTTGATCCTAATACTCAAAAGTATAACGTATATGCTCAAGATGTTGATAAAATTGAATTGTCAGGTCTGCTTATGGAATTGAGTAAAAAGTATTTTGAGGGGTTTGGTAATGAAATAGTTAGTGATGATGAAGAAAAGGTTGATATAAAAGAGAAGGAAGCCGTATATCAGTGTATAGATTGTCTTTCAGTTTATAGTGCTGTCTGTGGTGATAAAAAAGCTAATGTTGATCCGGGAACAGCTTTTGAAGATTTAAACAGTTCATATAAGTGTTCTGTATGCGATTCGCCTAAAACGACTTTTAAATTGATTGAAATTTAA
- a CDS encoding aconitate hydratase codes for MAFDIEMIKGVYKTMGERIDKARSLTGKPLTLAEKILYSHLDEGMPTQVFQRGKSYVDFKPDRIACQDATAQMALLQFMQAGKPKVAVPTTVHCDHLIQAKQGAKKDLIRANKTSHEVFDFLESVSNKYGIGFWKPGAGIIHQVVLENYAFPGGMMIGTDSHTVNAGGLGMVAIGVGGADAVDVMAGMPWELKFPKLIGVKLTGKLNGWTASKDVILKVAGILTVKGGTGAIVEYFGEGAKNLSCTGKGTICNMGAEIGATTSTFGYDDSMERFLRATDRNDIADEANKVREHLTGDAEVYAAPEKYFDQVIEIDLNTLRPHLNGPFTPDLATPVGELGEKAIKNGWPIKVDWGLIGSCTNSSYEDLTRAASIAQQAIDKKLKPKSDFGINPGSEQIRFTAERDGLLSVFENLGATIFTNACGPCIGQWDRSDAQGDKKNTIVHSFNRNFSKRADGNPNTHAFVGSPEMVAAIAISGRLDFDPMNDTLLNEDGQEVKLDEPRGIELPPEGFAVDDNGFLAPDADGSGVQIKVNPESERLELLTPFQPWDGKNITGAKLLIKAFGKCTTDHISMAGPWLRYRGHLDNISNNTLIGAVNAYNKQTNMVKNQLTGEYGAVPDTARAYKKAGIQSIVVGDHNYGEGSSREHAAMQPRHLGVIAVLVKSFARIHETNLKKQGMLGLTFANEADYDKIKENDTFDFIDLVDFAPEKPLAILVKHADGSEDTIIANHTYNESQIQWFREGSALNLIKKENVA; via the coding sequence ATGGCATTTGATATTGAAATGATAAAAGGCGTTTACAAAACAATGGGTGAGCGTATTGATAAAGCTCGGTCTTTAACCGGTAAACCGTTAACTTTGGCAGAAAAAATATTATATTCTCACTTAGATGAAGGTATGCCAACTCAAGTCTTCCAAAGAGGTAAATCTTATGTTGACTTTAAGCCAGATAGAATTGCTTGTCAAGATGCTACTGCACAGATGGCTTTATTGCAATTTATGCAAGCAGGTAAGCCTAAAGTTGCAGTGCCAACTACCGTGCATTGTGATCACTTAATTCAGGCCAAACAAGGTGCTAAAAAAGATTTAATAAGAGCAAATAAAACCAGTCATGAAGTTTTTGATTTTCTAGAATCAGTTTCTAATAAATATGGAATTGGTTTTTGGAAACCAGGTGCAGGTATTATTCACCAAGTAGTATTGGAAAATTATGCTTTTCCTGGTGGAATGATGATTGGTACCGATTCTCATACTGTAAATGCAGGAGGATTAGGTATGGTTGCTATAGGTGTTGGTGGTGCTGATGCTGTAGATGTAATGGCAGGAATGCCATGGGAATTAAAATTCCCTAAATTGATTGGTGTTAAGTTGACTGGAAAGTTAAATGGATGGACAGCCTCCAAAGATGTTATTTTAAAAGTAGCAGGAATTCTTACCGTAAAGGGTGGAACTGGTGCAATTGTTGAATATTTTGGCGAAGGAGCTAAAAATTTATCTTGTACAGGTAAAGGTACAATCTGTAATATGGGTGCGGAAATTGGAGCAACCACATCAACTTTTGGTTATGATGATTCTATGGAACGTTTTTTACGTGCTACAGATAGAAATGATATTGCGGATGAAGCTAATAAAGTTAGAGAACATTTAACAGGTGATGCAGAAGTATATGCAGCACCTGAAAAATACTTTGATCAAGTAATAGAAATTGACCTAAATACTTTACGTCCTCACCTAAACGGACCTTTTACGCCAGATTTAGCTACGCCGGTAGGTGAATTAGGTGAAAAAGCAATAAAAAATGGATGGCCAATAAAAGTAGATTGGGGATTGATAGGTTCTTGTACCAATTCTTCTTACGAAGATTTAACACGTGCGGCATCAATTGCTCAACAAGCTATTGATAAAAAATTAAAACCGAAAAGTGATTTTGGTATCAATCCAGGGTCTGAGCAAATTAGATTTACTGCTGAACGCGACGGATTATTAAGCGTTTTTGAAAATTTAGGAGCTACAATATTTACGAATGCTTGTGGGCCGTGTATCGGTCAATGGGATAGAAGTGATGCTCAAGGAGATAAGAAAAATACGATTGTACACTCATTCAATAGAAACTTTTCTAAACGTGCAGATGGTAATCCAAATACCCATGCTTTTGTTGGTTCTCCGGAGATGGTAGCGGCAATTGCAATTTCGGGTAGATTGGATTTTGATCCGATGAATGATACATTGCTTAATGAAGATGGTCAAGAAGTGAAATTGGACGAGCCTAGAGGAATTGAATTACCACCAGAAGGATTTGCTGTTGATGATAATGGTTTTTTAGCACCAGATGCAGACGGAAGTGGCGTACAAATTAAAGTGAATCCAGAATCTGAACGATTGGAGTTGTTAACTCCTTTTCAACCTTGGGATGGTAAAAACATTACAGGAGCGAAATTATTGATTAAGGCTTTTGGGAAATGTACAACTGACCATATTTCTATGGCTGGACCATGGTTGCGTTATAGAGGGCATTTAGATAACATTTCTAATAACACATTAATTGGGGCGGTAAATGCTTACAACAAGCAAACCAATATGGTTAAAAACCAATTAACGGGTGAATATGGTGCGGTACCAGATACAGCAAGAGCTTATAAAAAAGCTGGAATTCAATCCATAGTTGTTGGTGATCATAATTATGGTGAAGGTTCTTCTCGTGAGCATGCTGCGATGCAACCTAGACATTTAGGTGTTATTGCTGTTTTGGTAAAATCTTTTGCTAGAATTCACGAAACCAACCTTAAAAAACAAGGGATGTTAGGGTTAACTTTTGCAAATGAAGCGGATTATGATAAAATTAAAGAAAATGATACATTTGATTTTATTGATTTAGTTGATTTTGCTCCAGAAAAACCATTAGCTATTTTGGTGAAACATGCAGACGGTAGTGAAGATACTATAATTGCAAATCATACATATAACGAAAGTCAAATACAATGGTTTAGAGAAGGTTCTGCTTTAAATTTAATTAAAAAAGAGAATGTTGCTTAG